Proteins encoded within one genomic window of Camelina sativa cultivar DH55 chromosome 19, Cs, whole genome shotgun sequence:
- the LOC104767983 gene encoding B3 domain-containing protein At2g33720-like, translating into MKMALPSAASNTQYLFYSNSSENPTVSTNLCLSSCENSKKRNPDDSAMVSWTPSENRLTKEERKIKQLRDLTITNEERAKDEWYGVSTELALFKDPWIIKKVLTPSDLGQLSGLLLHTVPIEDHIIKYLNKGDKINVQEGLGITVDVYDHDTDSTYELLLKRWTTLHSYVLNGGWRMYFVRRRGLRQGDEIGLFWDRFASRLHFRVLSRAAT; encoded by the coding sequence ATGAAGATGGCTCTTCCCTCTGCTGCATCGAATACTCAATACTTGTTCTACAGTAATTCATCGGAAAACCCTACGGTCTCCACGAATCTGTGTTTGTCGTCTTGTGAAAACTCTAAGAAGAGGAACCCTGATGATTCAGCCATGGTTTCTTGGACACCAAGCGAAAACAGATtaactaaagaagaaagaaagattaagCAATTGAGGGACCTCACGATCACGAATGAAGAAAGGGCAAAGGACGAATGGTACGGTGTGTCAACAGAACTGGCACTATTCAAAGATCCGTGGATCATCAAGAAGGTATTAACCCCTAGCGATCTTGGCCAGCTTAGcggtcttcttcttcacactgTCCCCATTGAGGACCACatcatcaaatatctcaacaagGGTGACAAGATTAACGTGCAGGAAGGGTTAGGAATCACGGTCGATGTGTATGACCACGACACTGACTCTACGTACGAGCTGCTTCTAAAGAGATGGACCACGTTGCATAGTTATGTTTTAAACGGTGGATGGCGTATGTATTTTGTCCGTAGGAGAGGTTTGAGACAAGGAGACGAAATTGGATTATTTTGGGATCGTTTTGCTTCGAGGCTCCACTTTCGTGTGCTTTCTCGTGCAGCTACATAA